One region of Streptomyces leeuwenhoekii genomic DNA includes:
- the nuoN gene encoding NADH-quinone oxidoreductase subunit NuoN, protein MSASAVHSLWTTAATAADPITKIDAPKFEYGQMSPTLIVVGAAIVGILVEAFVPRRARYHAQMFVSVVALAAAFAAVVALAADGYGTTKARIAAMGAIAVDGPALFLQGTILLAALVGLFTFAERRLDPAAHGNRVDSFAAQAASVPGSDSEKAAVKAGFTTTEVFPLLLFAVAGMLVFPAANDLLTLFVALEVFSLPLYLLCALARRKRLMSQEAAVKYFLLGAFASAFTLFGIALLYGYAGSVSYARIAQVVDGSAIDITPALADTMGNDALLLVGAGLLVMGLLFKVGAVPFHMWTPDVYQGAPTPVTGFMAAATKVAAFGALLRILYVVLPGLRWDWRPVMWGVAIVTMLGGAIVAITQTDIKRLLAYSSIAHAGFILAGVIATTPDGVSSVLFYLAAYSFVTIGAFAVVTLVRDAGGEATHLSEWAGLGRRSPLVAAVFAVFLLAFAGIPLTSGFAGKFAVFKAAAEGGAAPLVVVGVISSAIAAFFYIRVIVLMFFSEPRPEGPTVAVPSPLTVTAIGVGVAVTLVLGVAPQYFLDLAGQAGVFVR, encoded by the coding sequence GTGAGCGCATCAGCCGTCCACAGCCTGTGGACAACGGCGGCAACCGCGGCCGACCCGATCACGAAGATCGACGCGCCGAAGTTCGAGTACGGGCAGATGTCGCCCACCCTGATCGTCGTCGGCGCGGCGATCGTCGGGATCCTCGTCGAGGCGTTCGTGCCGCGCAGGGCCCGCTACCACGCCCAGATGTTCGTCTCCGTCGTCGCGCTCGCCGCCGCCTTCGCCGCGGTGGTCGCGCTCGCGGCCGACGGCTACGGCACGACCAAGGCGCGGATCGCGGCGATGGGCGCGATCGCCGTCGACGGACCGGCCCTGTTCCTGCAGGGCACCATTCTGCTGGCCGCGCTGGTCGGCCTGTTCACCTTCGCCGAGCGGCGGCTGGACCCCGCGGCGCACGGCAACCGGGTCGACTCCTTCGCCGCGCAGGCCGCCTCCGTGCCCGGCAGCGACAGCGAGAAGGCGGCCGTGAAGGCCGGCTTCACCACCACCGAGGTCTTCCCGCTGCTGCTGTTCGCGGTCGCCGGCATGCTGGTCTTCCCGGCCGCCAACGACCTGCTGACCCTCTTCGTGGCCCTGGAGGTCTTCTCCCTCCCGCTGTACCTGCTGTGCGCGCTGGCCCGCCGCAAGCGGCTCATGTCGCAGGAAGCCGCGGTCAAGTACTTCCTGCTCGGCGCGTTCGCCTCCGCCTTCACCCTGTTCGGCATCGCCCTGCTGTACGGCTACGCGGGCTCGGTGTCGTACGCGCGGATCGCCCAGGTCGTCGACGGGTCGGCCATCGACATCACTCCCGCGCTCGCCGACACCATGGGCAACGACGCGCTGCTCCTGGTGGGTGCCGGGCTGCTCGTGATGGGCCTGCTGTTCAAGGTGGGCGCGGTGCCGTTCCACATGTGGACGCCGGACGTGTACCAGGGCGCGCCGACGCCGGTGACCGGCTTCATGGCGGCGGCGACGAAGGTGGCCGCGTTCGGCGCGCTGCTGCGGATCCTGTACGTCGTCCTGCCCGGCCTGCGCTGGGACTGGCGGCCGGTGATGTGGGGCGTGGCGATCGTCACCATGCTGGGCGGCGCCATCGTGGCGATCACGCAGACCGACATCAAGCGGCTGCTGGCGTACTCGTCGATCGCCCACGCGGGCTTCATCCTGGCGGGCGTCATCGCGACCACCCCGGACGGGGTGTCGTCGGTCCTCTTCTACCTCGCGGCGTACTCGTTCGTGACGATCGGCGCCTTCGCGGTGGTCACGCTGGTGCGGGACGCCGGCGGTGAGGCGACGCACCTGTCGGAGTGGGCCGGGCTGGGCCGCCGGTCGCCCCTGGTCGCGGCGGTCTTCGCGGTCTTCCTGCTGGCCTTCGCCGGGATTCCGCTGACCTCCGGCTTCGCGGGCAAGTTCGCCGTGTTCAAGGCGGCGGCGGAGGGCGGCGCGGCGCCGCTGGTGGTGGTCGGCGTGATCTCCTCGGCGATCGCGGCGTTCTTCTACATCCGGGTGATCGTGCTGATGTTCTTCAGCGAGCCGCGGCCGGAGGGCCCGACGGTGGCCGTGCCGTCGCCGCTGACGGTGACGGCGATCGGGGTGGGAGTCGCGGTGACGCTGGTGCTGGGTGTGGCGCCGCAGTACTTCCTGGATCTGGCGGGGCAGGCGGGAGTGTTCGTGCGCTGA